Below is a genomic region from Bacillus mycoides.
GTGTACGTTGAAAAATTCGTTGAAAAACCTAAACATATAGAAGTACAAATTTTAGCAGATGAAGAAGGTAATGTTGTTCATTTGTATGAGCGTGATTGCTCTGTACAACGACGCCATCAAAAAGTAGTTGAAATTGCACCGAGCGTGTCGCTTTCAGATGATTTGCGTCAGCGTATTTGTGATGCTGCAGTAAAGTTAACGAAAAATGTAAATTATTTAAATGCTGGAACGGTAGAATTCCTTGTAAAAGGTGATGAGTTTTACTTCATTGAAGTAAACCCACGTGTTCAAGTTGAACATACGATTACAGAGATGATTACAGGAGTGGATATCGTTCAATCGCAAATTTTAATAGCTGATGGACATGCATTACATAGCAAAATGGTAGGTGTTCCTAAGCAAGAGGAAGTGGTTGTGCATGGATTTGCAATCCAATCTCGTGTAACAACAGAAGACCCACTTAATAACTTTATGCCTGATACAGGAAAGATTATGGCGTACCGATCAGGTGGTGGTTTTGGTGTTCGTCTTGATACAGGTAATAGTTTCCAAGGTGCAGTTATTACACCGTACTATGATTCTTTACTTGTAAAAGTTACTACTTGGGCACTTACTTTTGAACAAGCCGCTGCAAAAATGGAACGTAACTTAAAAGAATTCCGTATTCGTGGTATTAAAACAAATATTCCATTCCTAGAGAATGTAGTAAAACATAAAAACTTCTTATCAGGAGAATATGACACTTCATTTATTGACGCGTCACCTGAACTATTCTTGTTCCCGAAACGTAAAGACCGCGGAACAAAAATGTTAAATTATATTGGTACAGTAACAGTAAATGGCTTCCCGGGAGTAGGGAAAAAAGAGAAACCAATTTTCCCAGATGCTCGTATACCAAATGTGATACACTCAGAGCCAATGCAAAATGGAACGAAACAAATTTTGGATGAGCGTGGAGCGGATGGATTAGTAAAGTGGGTACAAGATCAAAAGCGTGTACTTTTAACTGATACAACATTCCGTGATGCACATCAGTCATTACTTGCAACTCGTGTTCGTACAAAAGATTTACATCACATTGCAGAGCCGACAGCGAGAATGTTACCAAACTTATTCTCAGCAGAAATGTGGGGCGGTGCAACGTTTGATGTTGCATATCGTTTCTTGAAAGAAGATCCATGGGAACGATTACTAGATCTTCGTGAAAAAATGCCAAACGTTTTATTCCAAATGTTACTTCGTTCTTCAAACGCAGTTGGATACAAAAACTATCCAGATAATTTAATTCAAAAATTTGTAGAATGTTCCGCGCAAGCCGGAATTGATGTGTTCCGTATTTTTGATAGCTTAAACTGGGTAGAAGGCATGAGAGTTGCAATTGATGCTGTACGAGATACTGGTAAGATTGCAGAAGCAACAATGTGTTACACAGGAGACATTCATGATCCGTTACGCAGTAAATATGATTTAAATTATTATAAAAATTTAGCAAAAGAGTTGGAAGCATCAGGAGCTCACATTTTAGGAATTAAAGATATGGCGGGCTTACTAAAGCCAAACGCAGCATATGATTTAGTTTCAGCACTAAAAGAGACGGTGTCGATTCCAATTCACCTGCATACACACGATACGAGCGGAAATGGTATTTTAACGTATACGAAGGCGATTGAAGCAGGTGTTGATATTGTTGATGTAGCGGTGAGTTCTATGGCTGGTCAAACGTCACAGCCGAGTGCGAATACATTATACTATGCGTTAGGTGGAAACGAAAGACAACCAGATGTTAATATAGACTCATTAGAAAAACTATCTCATTATTGGGAAGATGTACGAAAATACTATGCTCCATTTGAAAGTGGTATGAATGCTCCTCACACAGAGGTATATATGCATGAAATGCCGGGTGGACAGTATAGTAATCTTCAACAACAAGCAAAAGCGGTTGGTTTAGGAGATCGCTTTGATGAAGTTAAAGTGATGTATCGCCGTGTTAATGATATGTTTGGCGATATTGTAAAAGTAACACCATCATCTAAAGTTGTCGGTGATATGGCATTATTTATGGTTCAAAATCACCTAACAGAACAAGATATTTTAGAACGTGGACATGCTATGGACTTCCCAGGATCTGTTGTTGAAATGTTCTCTGGAGATTTAGGACAACCATATGGTGGTTTCCCGAAAGAATTACAAAAAATTATTTTAAAAGGGAAAGAGCCATTAACAGTAAGACCGGGTGAATTATTAGAACCAGTAGATTTTGATGCTTTAAAAGAAGAGTTATTCCACAAACTTGGACGCGAAGTAACAATTTTTGATGTAGTCGCATATGCATTGTATCCAAAAGTATTTATGGACTACGAAAAAGTTGCTGGGATTTATGGAAATGTATCTGTGCTTGATACACCGACATTCTTCTATGGTATGAGACTTGGTGAAGAAATTGATGTGGAAATCGAGCAAGGTAAAACATTGATGGTTAAACTAGTTTCCATTGGGGAGCCACAGCCAGATGGAAATCGTGTGCTTTACCTGGAGTTTAATGGACAACCGCGTGAAATCATAGTGAAAGATGAAAGCGTGAAATCAACTGTTGCACAGCGTGTGAAGGGGAATCGTGAAAATCCAAATCATATTAGCGCAACGATGCCGGGAACTGTTATTAAAGTAGTTGTAAAAGAAGGCGATGAAGTGAAAAAAGGTGATTCCATGGCAATTACAGAAGCTATGAAAATGGAAACGACGGTTCAAGCGCCATTTAGTGGTAAAGTGAAAAAAGTATATGTAAATGATGGGGATGCAATTCAAACGGGAGATTTACTCATTGAATTAGATCATTAAAATAAAGAAAAAGAGCTGTGCGAAAGCAGCTCTTTTTTGTGTGTAAATAATACCTTGCCGAATTGGCAAGGTATTAAAGTTTTACTTTATTTTGTTTGCTTAGAAGTTGATTCAGTTTCTTTTGCATTGACTGTACTTCTTGTACCTATCATAACTAAATAGCATAGTACAGCAAACAGGCAAGAAAT
It encodes:
- the pyc gene encoding pyruvate carboxylase, with the protein product MTKLQRIQKVLVANRGEIAIRVFRACSELGLNTVAIYSKEDSGSYHRYKADESYLVGEGKKPIDAYLDIEGIIEIAKSNHVDAIHPGYGFLSENIQFAKRCEEEGIIFIGPKSKHLDMFGDKVKARTQAQLAQIPIIPGSDGPVNSIEEVEEFAEKYDYPIIIKASLGGGGRGMRIVRASEELRESYNRAKSEAKAAFGNDEVYVEKFVEKPKHIEVQILADEEGNVVHLYERDCSVQRRHQKVVEIAPSVSLSDDLRQRICDAAVKLTKNVNYLNAGTVEFLVKGDEFYFIEVNPRVQVEHTITEMITGVDIVQSQILIADGHALHSKMVGVPKQEEVVVHGFAIQSRVTTEDPLNNFMPDTGKIMAYRSGGGFGVRLDTGNSFQGAVITPYYDSLLVKVTTWALTFEQAAAKMERNLKEFRIRGIKTNIPFLENVVKHKNFLSGEYDTSFIDASPELFLFPKRKDRGTKMLNYIGTVTVNGFPGVGKKEKPIFPDARIPNVIHSEPMQNGTKQILDERGADGLVKWVQDQKRVLLTDTTFRDAHQSLLATRVRTKDLHHIAEPTARMLPNLFSAEMWGGATFDVAYRFLKEDPWERLLDLREKMPNVLFQMLLRSSNAVGYKNYPDNLIQKFVECSAQAGIDVFRIFDSLNWVEGMRVAIDAVRDTGKIAEATMCYTGDIHDPLRSKYDLNYYKNLAKELEASGAHILGIKDMAGLLKPNAAYDLVSALKETVSIPIHLHTHDTSGNGILTYTKAIEAGVDIVDVAVSSMAGQTSQPSANTLYYALGGNERQPDVNIDSLEKLSHYWEDVRKYYAPFESGMNAPHTEVYMHEMPGGQYSNLQQQAKAVGLGDRFDEVKVMYRRVNDMFGDIVKVTPSSKVVGDMALFMVQNHLTEQDILERGHAMDFPGSVVEMFSGDLGQPYGGFPKELQKIILKGKEPLTVRPGELLEPVDFDALKEELFHKLGREVTIFDVVAYALYPKVFMDYEKVAGIYGNVSVLDTPTFFYGMRLGEEIDVEIEQGKTLMVKLVSIGEPQPDGNRVLYLEFNGQPREIIVKDESVKSTVAQRVKGNRENPNHISATMPGTVIKVVVKEGDEVKKGDSMAITEAMKMETTVQAPFSGKVKKVYVNDGDAIQTGDLLIELDH